Below is a window of Candidozyma auris chromosome 3, complete sequence DNA.
gaCCTTGAAGAGgatattgaagatgacaaagAATCCCAGACGAAATCTGATAAAATGGACACAGATGCTGACCCAGGAAGTAGCGCAGACACGCCGAATGATAAGACGGAAAGCTAAAATTCATTGTGTAATAGATTTATAAGAGGAAAATTAACAATTAATCGACTGTGACATTATATTTGGTATTTCAGTATTCGTAACAAGGACATGAGATCTATGAATTTTCTATAAGGGAATTGATGACTTGGCTTAGGCTGCGAATAATTTCCTCGTCAAATTTGGAGGTTTTGTATCTGGTATTCCATTTGTCAGGATGCCAGCGAAGACGTTCTTTTTTTAGCAATGATTTTAGCGATTTAGGCTCACAGATGTATTCGTAGAATGCAGATACCGAGGTAGAGTCTTGAATGAGCTCAAgcatctcttctttggaaagtTCACACTCAAAGTGCAAAAGCAACGGAAGTTTTTCAGTGGAGCCGAGGTACTCCAGTCTCACTCGTTCTCTGTCGCCATCATCATAATCTGAGAGTTCCAGCAGGGGCGCCTGAAGGTATGGATCGTTGATGCGTTTATCGCCAACATGTAAGTCACTGTCGTCTTCGTCCATCAAACCAGCTGCGGACACAGGAAACTTACCCAATATCTCGTACTTCCCACCGGTAACCCCAGCAAAGTCGCCATTATTGTACGCATTCTTCAACTGCTGAGAAGGCTTGTGTGAAGAATATGTCGCAGTAGAGCGGGCCTGGGGAGTCTCGTATTTGAAGTGGATGTCTTGTTGCGGTTTCGCAAATGAGAAGCCATTCAAACTTTCAGAAGTATCTTCAGTGAAGGGCGATGGAGCACGAGAATTTGCAGGAGTAGATTGGCTAATTGGAGTGGACTCGTGCTTGGGGTTAGCCTCACGCCCTGGAGACACTGAGTCGTCAGTGAAGGAGCTTGAGTTGTCATTGCCTGCgttgttgagcttgtcaatgagAGGTTCAGAACCAGCTGAAACCTTCTTCGAGCAAGACAAGTTGAGCAAGGGccttttgattttggacGGTTGCGAAGGTGTAACATCATCTTTGAACTTAAGCTTTTTTCGGGGCTGTGAGGGACACGGAGTGGAGTAggaacttgaaaagctgATTTTCAGGAGGGAGTCATTAGTGATGTTGCTTGAGATGGACATGCTTTTAGCCGAGGCATCGGTGTCTCGTATTCGCCCAGTGTCGAATGCCGGCGTCAAAATCATATCCAGAGATGTATCgtgttttctctttctaACAAAAATGGGTGGGAGCCTTTGCTCACCGTCATCAGTGACAGATTCCTCACTTGAGTAATCCGTTAAGATGGTCTGGTTTGCAGCAAGATCACCACTGTCCACATCTTTGTCTTCGTCAGAACCCTTGAGCTGGCTGTGGTCATTGTGCGAAATGTGTAGTCTATCTAATCTCTTCATTGGAGAAATCATCATAACGGTCTTGCCTGAATTCACGTGTAGAGGAGTTGAGACGCCGGCTAGAAACTCGTGGGTCACAGATGCGTCGGGGTTGAATTCGTCGTTATCTGAGTCTGGCTGCGCTCGTTTATACCATGGTGGCGACAGAGCTGGGTCCAGCTGTAGTGAGCCTTGCGGCATTGGTCTAGGAAATgaatttgttgatgctgttgGTGTAAAGTGAGATGACTGCTTTGTTTGTTGTGATGCGAGTGTACTGCATGGAACCACCAGGTGTAGTTGCCTGGTGCGCGGTCCGAAGGGGCTCCTccatggctgcgaattctTGATGCCATGGGCATACTACTAGAAGGTATTAGTGTCGGCGTTCATTAATTACACCAATCACGGCGATTTACGTGATATCATTTGGGTTGGCTATTGGTGTTTTGTGCAATACAAAGGGCAaattttgtcttttgaaTAAATTTTCGATGATGCAAGAGCACATCACGATGGCATGGGCAGGCTTCAGGGACTCAGAGGCTTGACGACAAAGAGGAttctttcaattctttgctGTGAAACTCCCAGAACGTACTGTATTGAGGGCAAAGGCAACGAAgttttgcaaattcttcaatACGAGGCGTATTTTACGATGACGGAAATAGATAGATTATAAGGGAACACGTGGATCCGTCGAGTCACAACGCATGAAAGTAGAGTTATTGAAGTCCATCTTTGATTAAGTAGCTCCCTGGAAGACGACACCTTAATTGTTCTAAGCCTGGTTCCTTTGAGTCAaaaattttgttttcaatTGCTTCGCCCGACACCACACAACGAGCATCGGATCATGGAATCTCAAGTCAAGTGTTACTCACATCATGTAGATACTGCTGCAATCAGGGGttttaaaaaagaaaaagcatCATTTCTGCTAGGGAatgctgcttcttctccaagaatAATACCACAATTCATCTCTGGCCAGATCATCACATTCCGTTCAATACTACCTAGTCGCAATCCAGCCAGCGAGGTGCGAACAGAATATGAGACCACCTACTTTATTGCCCACCTGAGCTCCTGACCGACCAATGTCGCTATACAGGCATTAAAACCAGTAGACATTAACAAAAGTATCAGAGGATCTCTTATCTGTGGACCACTAAGAATTCCCATTATCAGGGCATTGTGGCCGCAAATCTGATGCACTCCCGCACTAGACAAAGAATAGGGTGGCCAATGCAATCAGCATGGGCCGCTGCGGGGGCTTAACCGATGAACCGATCCAGAAGCAACAATACAACACCAAGGGGTTGATTTGATAGAGAGTAGGTATActgtcttcttttcttttgtttctgcTGGGTTTTGCTCCTCTTTTTCGGATCAGGACGTTTCCTGGTAACACTGCGAATTGCAGCCACTCAGAGGAATTTCCACGTCCGGATTAAATTATGAGTCTGGCACCGGTAAAACTGCACACCGCCgagctttttgcacccaccCACGTTTTCCCTCGCTAAGCTGctttgaggagaagatcatcCAGAAATGCTACTGTTGgacatcttctttttttttttttatcatCTCCTGACTTTGTCGGCTGTGTAGAGTTCTGCTTTTCCTGACCTGCTCCGGTGGAGGTAATTGCCGCCACCTTCTCCCACGCATAGGTGGGCCAGGTTATGCACGCCTTATCTACACAGCGCCACACagcaatttttttcctttgCGATTTTGTCCCTTTTATATAGCAGCCACATCTCTCCTCCATAACCCGTTACCAGGACTACATATTTCACTACCACCATTTTGCCCAGCACATGCTGCTATCGTTGGAAAATGGTCTCTTTCGTCGTGTGGTGCCGCCGATGGCGCCCCAACAACTATCTTTTGCTGGCATTTCCTTTTTAACTTTGCAGGCGGTGCTTGAAGTGGTCATTGTGTGTCTTGCTGGGTTTTTCGTTGCCAGGTCAAATCTCTTGGGCACTTCGGGCCAGCGAATGCTCTCACAATTGAACGTCGACTTGTTCACGCCGTGCTTGGTGTTCACGAAACTTGCTCCTTCCTTGTCGGTAGATAAGATCCttgacatcttcatcattcCGGTGTTTTATGCCGTTTCGACTGCTACCTCATACTCTTGTTCGCAATTGACTTCTCGATTCTTTGCTTTGAATCCCGCTGAAACCGATTTTGTGACCGCAATGGCCGTGTTCGGCAACTCAAACTCCTTGCCCGTATCCTTGACCATGACTTTGGCATACAGCTTGCCTGATCTTCTATGGGATCAGATGGAAGACGATACCCCAGATAAAGTCGCCTCTAGAGGCATGTTGTACTTGCTCATTTTCCAGCAGATGGGACAGATCTTGCGTTGGTCCTGGGGTTACAACAAGCTTTTAAGAAAGCGCTCTCCTAGAGAGCTTGATGATGCCATCACCAGTGGCGAAATCAGGCCGTTGAATCTCCCAGAATTGGAGACTCAGAGGTTCAATTCCAGATCTGCTAGTGACAATGAAGATGCTTCTTCAGTTTCTACAATCAGTCCGGATTTCCCTACAATGGCTCCTCCACCTCAGCAAGACTCCGACGACTCTGACCTCAGTGACAACGTTCACAAGCCTGCTGATCCAGTCAATGTCAGCTTTGTGAAACGCAAGTGGCTTGCTTTCACGACTTGGAGACCAATCGCCAACTTTTTTGCATTCATGAACCCACCGCTTTACGCAATGCTCGTTTCCGTGCTAATTGCGTCGGTTGGGTCcctccaaaagcttttctttctggAAGGCAGCTTTGTGAGAAACACATTGACAAAGGCAATCGATAACTTAGGCTCGGTTTCAATTCCGCTCATCTTGATCGTGTTAGGCTCGAATCTTTATCCATCGGCTGACATCCCTCCAGCTTCGACCCACTATAAGAGGATCGTGGTAGCATCATTGGTGTCTCGAATGATTCTTCCGACGGTTGTGTTGCTTCCTTTGATTGCTCTTTGTGtcaaattcatcaacaccTCCATTCTCGACGATCcaattttcttgattgtCGCTTTTATTCTTACCGTGTCTCCTCCTGCTATTCAATTGTCGCAAATCACGCAGCTCAACAACATCTACCAGAAGGAAATGGCTGGCGTGCTATTCTGGGGCTACGTTGTCTTGACGCTTCCTACTACCATTTTCATTGTCGCTACAAGCTTGGAGGTCCTCAAGTGGGCGCTATAAGAAAGGAGGGCTCATCATACACAAACATGTATATCAAAAAGCTAACGGAATCGGTATATTCTCGCCACATTGCATTTTTCTACATAAAGCTTATTTCAACGGAATTTCTTTTGTAGCCACtcacgaagaagaagctttgtCAGAGTTCGCCTTACCGATATGCGCagggcaaaaaaaaagactctCTTTATCTACCCTAGCGCCTAGTCACCAAGTGCACACACATTCACACGACATGCAGTCTATAACAGACTTCTCAAATAGAACCATCCTTAACTATATTACAGAGTATTCGTTGATTAAGCATTTTGCTTACATTTAGATAACATCATAAATCTTTTGTCATGGtgaaggcaagaaaaaTTGCAGTAGTGGGCTCCCGTTCCGTGGGGAAGCTGTCCATGACTGTGCGGTTTGTCGAGGATCATTTCGTCGAGTCGTACTATCCCACGATCGAAAACCAGTTTTCCAAAGTTATCAGGTACAAAAACCAAGATTATGCCATAGAGATTTTGGACACAGCGGGGCAGGATGAGTTTAGTATCATGAATGAGAAGCATTTGGTCGGGATCCACGGCTACTTGCTAGTGTACTCCGTGACGTCAAGACAATCGTTTGAGTTGGTAGATGTGATCAGAGATAAGATTCTAAATTCTATTGGAGCAGACTCGATGCCGATGGTGTTGATTGGGAACAAGTGTGACTTGAATTTCCAGAGGCAGGTGGAGACCAGTGAGGGAGAGGCGCTTGCGAGGAAGTACAATTGCACTTTCTTGGAAACGTCCGTGCGGGATAACATCAACATTACGAAGTCATTCGAGGCGTTGGTTGACGCGATTGAAAAGGTCCAGAACCCCGAGGCACCAAAGCAAGATAAGTGTGTGATTGTGTGATGGCTCTCCACCTAACGTTTACGATATTACCATCTTGTGGGGGAAATTGAACATCCCCCCTCTCATGTCCCCATGCTCACGTTATATTTATATTTATCAATTTTGATATACGCCTTATTCTTGTCTTAGAGCTTCAGTCTGTCAAGTGCCAAAGAGACAGCCTTATCGGCCATTCCAATCCCAGCCTGATACCCGTATCCA
It encodes the following:
- the RHB1 gene encoding putative GTPase, which translates into the protein MTVRFVEDHFVESYYPTIENQFSKVIRYKNQDYAIEILDTAGQDEFSIMNEKHLVGIHGYLLVYSVTSRQSFELVDVIRDKILNSIGADSMPMVLIGNKCDLNFQRQVETSEGEALARKYNCTFLETSVRDNINITKSFEALVDAIEKVQNPEAPKQDKCVIV